aatTCTCTGAATCTTTACCTTCACTCTTTACATTCTCTTTATCATTCTCATTACATGTTTTCTCTGGGCCTTTTATTCTCCCAAGtatatttcatttttcactgCACTTTCTCAACCTAATCTCTACTGCGACTGCTAAGTACCATTAAAGTTTAGTCCAAAGGATGTTATATCAAGACCTGTCCTcgcataataaaagtaataaagggTATATATAAACTGTTTTTGGAAAACAGATTTTCCCTTTCTGTAAGTCATGTATTTTTTAACTACACAAACACTGACCCATTCTCAATTACTCCATCCGTATGCCACCAAAATCAAACAGGCCATAGGTTTGCTAACCTGAAGGTGAATCCTCTCTAAGAACTCCTGCAGAGTCTtaggtttttcttttccactcCTTCTGTGTGCCTTTATTTTCTTGGGGGCTGCTTCTTCTTCTGAGATGACGTCCACATAAATAAATTTGAAGTTTCCCACCTTATTGTTCAACATTCCTGTCCACATCCCCATTGGCGTTTTGCAGATAATGTCTATGATATCTCCTttctaaagacaaagaaatatacaAATTAGATTTCAGAGAACTCTGGTGTTCATGACAATTGGTAGAAAGAATGGAATCATTGAAAATTAGAATAATGAGGGCATTACACTAAGGGGGTTTagagttaaaaataaatctaagaggaaatttcttttaaaagtttaaggAAACTATTTACTGGTAATATTGAAGAAAACCCCAACATGCTTGAAGAAAGGCTCCTAAATGTATTTGATGATGTGTTTATGTTTCTGGTATCATATCAACTTATCAACTTATATTTGTAGAGCATCCTATAGTTTACAAAACACTTTTGCATTCATTAAGTCATTTTATGCCCACAACACACCTCTTAGATATATATGCGAGGTGTCATTATTACTCTaaatattacagaaaaagaaatgcaagcaTTAAATAATTTCCCAAGAGCTTACAGGAAGTTAGTGGCAGAACCAGAACTCAAGCCTAAGTTGTTTGAACTCAAAAataatgctctttttatttatcctgtcAAAACAACATATATGTAGCAAAGCTCAAGCTATCATTCCTGGAGGGGGTCCCAAGtaaggaaggggaagaaagacaAGTCTATGACTGTCTATGCTTCTAGTTCATCTGAAAAATTCATCTACAGTGTGAAATAAATCCACCTCAAGTATTGTATGCatctaaaataatgaaaatgttcagaACTTTGTACATAGCAAATATGTAACAAAAGTATATATGCACTAAGGATAAATTAAGCTAATTATCCtagattaattaataattaattactaATTACTTATTTAACACTTAGGTTGAGCTCCACAGCAAAGTTTGTATTGAAGTATGAATGAAATGCATTGGGCTAGACAAACCAGTTGGTCTGTCTCTTTATTCACATCTAAGACTAAGACTGCAGGAGTTACTGGCAAGAGTAGAAAACTCCACAGGgtatttttttgtaaaaagagTTGATTTCTATGCAAATACAGTGTCTACATTTGTGTCATAGTTACTCCTTTGAGACTTACAGCTTTCTACCTCAGAGATGACATTATAGATTCtgatatttttgccattttaggGGTCTACCCTCAAACAAAGCATTAAGTCTgctactaaaaatatttttttctgctgctCTGTGAATGTGTATTCTTCCATCTAAAACATggattttatttgtaatagtagAATTCAATGTGATTAAAAGATCTGGTCTTTCCAATTTATGATAGTCTGCCCTTTAGACCCTATGAGCTGTTCGCCTAGTTTTTCCTGTCTTTAACTATAGGGAATCAAATCCTAGGCTAGATGGGATCAGCTAAGCAGACCTAGAAAATCCCCAGAAGCTCTGGGGGAAGTTTCAAAGTATGGCAGTCCTATGCTACAGCCTTCTTATTATCCTTTAAACTTgtaaaaaatatacattacagGTAAGCCCACAGATCACAAGCAAAAATCCAATTTCATTTCGGATAAGACCCTGGATGGTGAACAACAGTATTCAATACCCAGTGTGTCTGTGGGATTCCTTATTGTGTCCTACTCGAGCTCCACAAATGTCCCCTTAGGCAGCACAAACGGTGGTGCAACCTTTGTGCTGTGAAGCCCTCACcgcaaaagaaaatgaacaaagaggATAAGAATAAAAAAAGGGAATTCAGGGGGGAATATCACTGAGAGAAAGTTGTCAGGTTACTCATGCTATTTGCAAGTATTGATTTAAGTATTGAAGTTGCCTGGCCAAGTCAGGTTCCCAAAACGTTTGCTCTGCTGGGCTCTTGCctgatatttccattttctctccctctccttggcttCAGGTAGAACTGGGCACCTCCAGCAACTTGTGAGGATTTGGGTTTTCAGAAAAATGTAGACAATTCCTTCTTCCCGAATAAGCTCAGATTCTACATTATGTACATAATGCAACTTTTGCAAATAGCCTCAAAACACTGATCCCCCTACTCTACCTCTCATGTTTTGTCTGAACTCCTGCCGTAGTGCACCAGTACCCGGTTCTCCTATTGGGAAGAACGCGCTCACCCCCTAGTTCCCCATACTTGCACTTCCTGAGAAAGATCATACACCCAGCCCTAGACAAACCATACGGAATGCCGCTATGATGTGCACACACCTTGATTTTGAGGGAGTCAGTGTCATAAGGGCTCGGTGTGAAACTGGTATGTACGCGGGCACGGCCACAGAATGGTCCGGAGTAGGGGCCATCATCGTCGAGTCGAAAGCTGTCCCGGTTACTTGTACCGTCTGAACAGCTTGTTATTCCACCTGATAAAGGCAAAGCAGAGGTTAATAGTTCTCACTGAAGGTTCATAACATTCTGAACCATCACCTGGACATAACAACTAAGCAGGAATAATGCCGAAGCATTGGATGCCAGCCTCCTGAGGCGGCTCTAAGTGACCGATCCCTGTTTCTGCCTCCCAGTCGTTTTCCACCAGGGACTTCTGTCCTCTGAGCCATTTCTGATCTTCCTCCAGTCAACCTGACCATTCTTTCCTCTACCACCAACCCAAACACTCTTACTTCAGTCTCTATCATCTGATCCAGTAGCACAGTGCTTTGAGCATTGGATACTTGCTAAAGAGGCAGACAGTATAGACTTAATTCCCTGTACAAGCCAGATAATTAATTTTGTACATGTAAACAAAGGCAGAAACCTATAGCGACAGTTTGATCTTTGTGCGCTATTGATCAGGAATGGTCAAAGCATAAGACCACAAGCTTCCCTACAACTTATCACAATGTAGCAAAAATAGTGTCTCAGACTTCCTGTTGTGTACCAAAAGCCATTTTGAGGCAACATCTCTGTGTATAAAAGGTAGCATTTTTGCTTGTTGCGTGAGGGTCAGGGAAAGAGGAAGTGTGTTCCAATGTCTGTACTCCTAAACTGTTGAAAATTGTTCTAAACTGGGCTTTTTAAACGGCTCCAAATCCTTGCTCTCTGGtcctcttcctttctgattttgaacctcaaggggggaaaaaaagagattccATTTTTCCTGCCTGCCTGGGGGCAAGAATGGCTCCCAGTGGAAGTAACTCTGAGTCTCCCTCCTGCTCTCACTTGTCACCTCACTTTTTCCTTCAGTGTGGCCTTTCAGTGCTCTGCTTCATGAGGGAACAGCCCCAGTATCTCTGCCATTCTTTCAAATAAGTGTAGAAATAAGAGAAAGATCCTTAGCgagtctccatttttttttttttttttaaatatggactGGTGTAAAAGAAAGGTGAGTTGAATCTAGTCACAGAAATTAAGTTGTTTATGATAACAGCCAGTAGACCCCCATCTCCTCACACCCTCCCTTCCATGACCACTCCAGTCCCTGGCTTTTCATGGTGTATTCAAGTTATAAAATTCTACCCATATTTGGCATtacaaatttgaattttaaaacttccagCAGAAATGAATATTAATGAAATCTGAATTTCACACATGCAAAAATATATCCCTCAAATGCTTCTGTATTAGCTTTTTCTTCACAAAATAAGTGTTCTACAGCCAGTAGGAAAGTAGGGATAAAATTCAGGATATTTGCAGCATCTGGTCTCTGTGATCCATCTTCAGATAACAGAAGCAGTTGattttaaatgaaatggaaaataaactttgcaaaaaacatttaaaagcccTGAAAAGATTAGAGGGATGAGTaacagtgtgcatttaaaaaaattataaggcaCCCTGTAGTATTAGTAGTTGCATTCAAATATTGTAGCAGGACATGTGACTGAAGCCTGAGTGACTTCTTTGGTAGAAACAATGTTTTTAGAAAATTCTTATTGAACACATGCTGATTCGTTTTTGTCACTAATTGGTGATATTCCTACTATTTAGTATTTACATGCTACTTCACTCTTTACCGGCTAATGCTGAATGGAAACCTAAAATGTAAACGTTAGAGCTGACGCAGATGTCCTGCTCTTTTCAGAATATTtcaggaaaaagaggaaaggaaaggaaggaaaacgtGACAGAGGGCAGGACagggaaggaataaagaaaaaatgaaaaaatgaaagaaaacaaaagaaagaaagaaaaaaggaagaaagaaaggaaggaagggaagagggaggaggtagggagagagggaaggaagaaaggaaggaagagaaaaggaaaggaaggagtatGTGGAGGGGGGAAGAAAgggaatgaaaaagagaaaacaggattTTACTTTCCTGAATACttcaagtcatttaaaaaatttggacTCAAAATAATATTAGTTCTCCCCAGCACACTTTATTGTAGGGATTCTGATTTAATCGTGCAATATGATCTTTTTGAGGCATATCCCCAAGAGCCTTGCTGACCACAGTGCTAAAAGTTTCAAAATAATGCATAATTCTAATATATTACGTATTATTTTAGACAATAGCATTGCTATAGATTCAACACATCCTACATTTTCACTATTTCTCTTATCATGTAGTTGGAACCTTGGTGAAATTTTGACAAACAAGCCCAAGAGAAATAAAtctgttgtttttaattaacttaaCCCAGATCTCCCATCTAGACTCTTGTCACTTATTTTATAGCTTTACTTGATGAGCTCCGCGCACTGTAGAGACTGTCCATGGAGTCACTGGCTTTGAGGGAGCTCTCCTCTGTATGGGTTCCAATCGTGGGATCACTGTTCCGATAAGGGAAGGCATCCTCTCCATCTTCCCCATCCTTCAGAAAATCATATCAGAGGTTAAATGCAAAGAACTGATTTCCTTGGAGACTTTCACTGTGTGCATTGATTTAACAAACAAGAcatattttagcaataaaatacttaggaatacatcAGCATAAAATATGAGTGTCATGAATCTTTAGCTCAATTTCAAGCATAACATTTTGTGGTATAGTGGGAAAAATTCTTTAGATGAAACAGCCCACATTTTGGAATTTAACTGaaattataaagtttatttttgtagttaGGATGAATATCGTATCAAGACTATTTAATCAGAAATGCTAGATTTATtaacatctgtgctttatctgtTAAAgcacttttatttcttcatgttctCCTTTTCATCTATTTACCACCGTTACTAATCCTTTGAGATCTGATATTACAAGTTTAAACTCTGCATAGTTGCTTCGTGTCAGTTATTTGCACCCTACCAGACCACTAGATATGAATAAAACATACACACTTTGCAATTCTAAAGCAAAGCTTATCTAAGAAGCTTTACAAATCTCATATGGTGCTTGCCACCTAGTCAAGTGAAAAGCACATCTTGCATAAAATTAGGAAAGACAGACAATTTCAAAAGAAATTACATCTGCTTGAAAACATCTCAAATGTTTTCCATGTTTAGATAGTTTCAACAAAGCCTATGAATTTCTTAATATTCATCAAAATATGATTCAATATTCCTCATTTTTGAGCATTTCTAAACATTGGtaaaacttcagactatacataTGATATATGCTCAGTTTGATTCTCTGCTTTTATCCATTCtcttattcatttgttcagtcaTCCGACACAAGTTTGTAGAACACCTTCTAAGTACCTGGCATTGTTTTGGGAACTGGAGATATCATGGGAAACAATATACATGGTCCTATCTTTAATGCGGTACATTTTAGTTTgtcaggctgtgtgtgtgtgtgtgtgtgtgtgtgtttgtagtgTTTGGGGAGGTTTGTGTAAACAAAGTGAGCAAGACAATTTCAGAGaataataagtgctatgaaggaaataaaactggGTGATGTGAGAGGATTAGCTACTCGGATTAGGGTTGAAGGAAGGTTGACTGATTGAGAGGGAATAGCCTCCAAAGACCTCCTCCATAAGGTAATAGAGTCTCTGAATTCTTGACCTGAATGATAAGAAGATGTGACTTATATGAAGATTTGGAGACAGTTTTCCAAGCAAAAGAAATAGCAAGAACAAAATAACTAAACTCAGAATTAGCTTGGGTTATGCAGGGGAAAACAACAAGGCCAGGGTAGCTGGAGCTGAGTGAGAGCAAGGAGAGTATTAGGATGTGAGCTCAGAGAAGTAGACTGGAGCCAGCTCAGGAAGGGCTTTATAGACCACTTGTAGTAATCATGGAAATGTGCACTCAGATCTCTTGCTGCGGGACCCTTCTTTACTGACAGCCCCAACTACTAGCCTTCTGTATCCATCACTGTGTTTGCAAGGAAGCCACGTCCCAATGATTTAAGCAGTGGGGCTACCATTTGAGTCCATTCTGGTGGGATGTGGGGCTTCTCTAATGGAAACTTTTGGTTCAAGGACTTCCCATCAATCTGGCCAAAGTTTTCTTAGAACAGTGTTGAAGTCTGAGACTTGAAtgatcttccttctttcttcctctccttttacaGGTGTCAGACTTGCACTGTAGTCTGAAGGATTTCCttgctcattttttctttctcttctttatccttCACAGGCATTTTCTCCGGTAAGTCTTTGGTGTGTCTATTCCCTTCTTGGGGGTCTACTTCTCAGAGGACTGGAATGAACACATCATAGTAAGGGAATGCATTTTGGTACTGTAAAACTTTAACCAAGGGAGTGATGTGTTCTGAATCTGACTTTTCAAAGATCTTTCTGGCTTTCATGTGGAGAATCGCTTTTATGGAGGAAAGAGTGGAAGAAAGGAAACCAATTAGGTAATCTAGGCAAGAGAGTTTGTTTATTTAGTCTAAAGCAGGAATAATTTACATGGAGAAGTTAAAGGTTTTAGATATACTTTGGAGTTAGTACCAAGAGGATATGCTGATGAATTGGTGTGAAaagtgagagaaagaaggaatttTGAGTGATTTGTaggctttcttctctctctctctctgtctctctcccccctctcctttctttccagCATCTACAGTTATGACAGTGTTGTCTATTTCTACTTGGAAGACTGGACAAGAAACAAACTTTCTGTAGAGCTTAGAGAATCAATTATTCAGTTTTAGATATATTAGGTTCTAGTTATCTATTATGCATCTAAGTGATAATATCAAATAAGCAATTGGTTATATAAGTATAACAGATAAGTAAAGAGatcatatgggacttccctggtggtgcagcggttaggaatctgcctggcagtacaggggacacgggttcgagccctggtccaggaagatcccacatgccgcggagcaactaagcctgtgctccacaactactgaagcccgcgggcctagaacctatgctccgcaacaagagaagccaccacaatgagaagcctgcgcaccacaacaaagagtggcccccactcaacgtaactagagaaagcccgcgcacagcaacgaagacccaacacagccaaagataaataaataaaataaataaattttaaaaaaaagagagagatcatAGCTAGGGATGTAATTGTGAAAAAGTCATGAGACAAGATGAGATCACTTAGGAAGAGAGAGTAGACTGAGTAGAACATCTAGGAACAAGCctcaggaagactcaatatttagAAGGACAGGAAAGAAAGCAGAGCTAAGAAAGGAAActttgagaaagaaggaaagccaGAAGAATGCCcaaagaaaccaagaaaaaagaatgtttcaTATGTAATGCAATAATCATTTGCATCAAGTACAGCTGAACAGTCatgtaagaagaaagaaaagtgaccATTCGATTTGGCAACGTAGAGGTTAATACTGATGGTGACAACTGTTTTAATGGAGTACTGGGGACAGATCCTATTGAAGTgcgttaaaaagaaaataggtataagacatatagatcaatggaatagaattgagagtccataaATAAATCCATATATTTATGATCCATATATTTCTGACCATATAtttatgatcaattgatttttcagcaaggatgccaagacaatacaatggagaaataatTGTCTTTTCAACAAGTAGTGTTGGGACAATTGAATATCCACATTCAAATGAATGAAGTTGGACTCCTACCACACACCATGTAGAAAAATTAATGGATCATACACCAAAATTTAAGAGCTacagctataaaactcttagaagaaaacattggagtAAATCTTTGTATCCCTAGATtaagcaatggtttcttaaatacaatactaaaaacacaactgatgaaagaaaaaataaattggactacatcaaaattataGCCATTTGTTCTGTAATGAtaacatcaagaaaatgaaaatactatctGCGAACGGGAGAAAATATATCATATCGCAAATCGTATATCTCATAAAGGATCTGTATCcataagatattttttaaaaaagcttaagagaaacaataaaaagacaacccaattaaaaagcagGTAAAAGATTTGTATAAACACTTTTtgaaagaagatatgcaaatggccacatgaaaagattctcaacatcattagtcatcagagaagtgcaaattaaaactataataagAATCCATTTCACACCCATTTTGATGGCTAGCATCAAAAAAACAGACAGTAACAAGTGTTAGCAAGCATGTGGAGAAATCggaactctcacacattgctagtgggaatgtaaaatgatgcaactTCTTTGGGAAATAGTTTGCCAGTTTCTCAAAGTATCAgacagagttaccatataaccAAGAGAGATGAAAGAATACTTCCACATAAAAACTTGAACACAGATattcaaattcatattttaaatcatgctgaatcattcattcagcatgatttaaaataatcccaaagtggaaacaacccaaatgttcatcaactgatgaaaggatgaataaaatgaggcttatctataaaatggaatatcatttggtaatgaaaagaagtgaaataCTACTGTTTGTTACAACATAAATGACATATGTTCTTCACATACTACATGTGTGacctttctaagcctcaatttcctctatTAGAATGTGATAATGCTTTCTTCCACCCAACTTCTGGGCACAGTTATTGAGGGAGAAAATAGACTGAAGGCCTTCATAAACTGCCAAGTATTTCTAAActacctagaaaaaaattaacagaaaaacaCAAGTGATTAACAGAGGACACTTACCTTTTCTTCAGAAAGGGCTTTGATATACTTTTTACCCACTTTTTTCTTCATTGTCCAGGAAATAGCTCTCATTTTTTTACCTAAACTTCCTCCATTatttgaagttttgttttgttctccaCTTTCATTTATGCATTCCCCTTCATGTACCTAGTTAGaattatttacaaaaaacaaaataataaagcaataaaaaacaTTGTCATTTGTCCACACtccctcttcttctctcttttctcttcttcaacTTTCTTTATCTTCACTGTAAAATtacaaactaaaataaataagaaagtataTTAGTTTATTACTATCTGTGTTAATTTACTGTTGCCTAAGTTTCAAAAAAGAgtactataaatatttttaatttcaggttTTCCTATCTTCCTTTACAAAAGCTTTGAAGAAACTatctaaacatatttttaacttCAACATTTTTCTGTGCTGTTCTCTTTCATAGCCTGAATCACaattttatttagatatttatttatgggttttgttgttgttgttttaaagtctgtctcCTCCTAGACTCTAGGCTTCATGAAGTAAGGATTTTCACCTGTATTGTAACAGTACTTTCTGAGTGCCTAAGGGAGATCCTGTCATAGACTAGATGCTCAATAcacatttactgaatgaatgaatgatggttTGCTAAAAAATGTGCAAACTACTTTATCAGGTTCACTAAATTCTTTCACAAATTGCTAGGCCACCATTAGTAGTCAATGAATTTGAATGAGCCTGAGCAACTTTTATAGGTTAACTCTAGAATTATAAACTTAATAACAGTAAATATATCTATGTATGATTATGGAAAGTTGAAGGTTTATACAATatgggagtttgagattgacatatacacacggctatatttaaaatagataaccaacaaggacctactgtatagcacagggaactctacttattactctgtaataacctaagtgggaaaagaatttgaaaaagaatatgtatggaATGGTCACCACTGAGACATTTCAATGTGTACAGAAGTATGAGAGTGCAAATGAGCAGCCTATGCTCTCCTTAACTAATTTCCAATTAAGCCATGCAATCATTTCCTAAATTAAAGCAATTACAACTTACATAAAATTTAACATGTATGTTGTTTTATAGTGGAAATGCTCAGAAAATTTGGGATCGTCTGTGTTACTTTAAACTGTAAATCTCTTCTTAAGTTGACGTTCTGCCTTCCCAAACATCTGTTAGGTTTCTTAGATGGCTTTTTACTCTTAATGTCCAGCATGGTACTAGATACTAAAtaattgtttgttcatttatcacAAAAATGTATGCAaggttatgatttttaaatatatttctttttcttactgtaaTTTGCAAAAATTATACTGGCTTCATAATTTTTCATAATGTGTTTGTATAACACTCATTAAAATGGAATAGAATACTAACCCCAGTTGAATCATCTGGTTTTGATACGGAATTATTCCGAAAACGGTCAAAATTCCCAAAACTGCTGCTGCGCTATAacataggaaagaaaaaggaaaggaaatttagaATTTGTGACTTTCACTGATAAAACTGCTAAATATATTAGATTATGGTTCAGTAAGCATCAGTCTCTTGCAAATACAGGATTAAAAAATCTCTTCTCTCTGGAATATCTAAAGGTGCTGAAGGT
Above is a window of Eschrichtius robustus isolate mEscRob2 chromosome 6, mEscRob2.pri, whole genome shotgun sequence DNA encoding:
- the SAMSN1 gene encoding SAM domain-containing protein SAMSN-1 isoform X2 — protein: MLKRKPSNVSEKEKHQKPKRSSSFGNFDRFRNNSVSKPDDSTGVHEGECINESGEQNKTSNNGGSLGKKMRAISWTMKKKVGKKYIKALSEEKDGEDGEDAFPYRNSDPTIGTHTEESSLKASDSMDSLYSARSSSSGITSCSDGTSNRDSFRLDDDGPYSGPFCGRARVHTSFTPSPYDTDSLKIKKGDIIDIICKTPMGMWTGMLNNKVGNFKFIYVDVISEEEAAPKKIKAHRRSGKEKPKTLQEFLERIHLQEYTSTLLLNGYETLEDLKDIKESHLIELNIKNPEDRMRLLSAAENLLDEETVQEQENESVSLSLSPDISLNKSQLDDCPRDSGCYISSENSDNGKEDLESENLSDMVQKITITEPSD